The following are encoded together in the Acidicapsa ligni genome:
- a CDS encoding thiolase family protein codes for MKPIYIAAYHQSRFGKLLSLTQAEMIRLAVTDTCAEIGITADQLDSGSIAAACNFSLHQQGLLAGLLAGVPGMAAKPLEAVENACASGGQAVLSCITKLQAGMGETAIAVGLEKMRDAEGRADGKRVGEALGYFSDPTEREGKTFVFPHIFAEIMQLYMKTWNVSEADLATIAVQEYANARHNPFAQMRSVELTVEQAMTIAGPNRYLVEGLPLKTYDCSQITDGYAAIIVATEEGLVRLGIDKHDCVQVAGWGQAVDPLQHQQRQVLEPIGAYKAMNSAYAMAGITPAEIQAAEIHDCFTVMGALGTEILGRARPGRGAAYWADGNAAPGSECGINTSGGLIAKGHPVGATGIAMIGWAAWQLLQKVPAPLQVKAAEHAATFNIGGPVCASVCTVLRGPQ; via the coding sequence ATGAAACCTATCTACATTGCGGCATATCACCAGTCCAGATTTGGCAAGTTGTTGTCGCTCACACAGGCCGAAATGATTCGCCTCGCGGTTACGGATACCTGTGCTGAAATTGGCATTACCGCCGATCAACTCGATTCAGGTTCCATTGCTGCGGCATGCAATTTCTCGCTGCATCAGCAGGGGTTGCTCGCGGGTTTGCTTGCCGGAGTTCCGGGCATGGCCGCAAAGCCCCTTGAAGCTGTCGAGAACGCCTGTGCTTCGGGTGGCCAGGCAGTACTCTCCTGCATCACAAAACTGCAGGCAGGGATGGGCGAAACAGCTATCGCCGTGGGCCTCGAAAAGATGCGCGATGCCGAGGGACGAGCCGATGGCAAGCGCGTAGGCGAGGCGCTCGGCTACTTCTCTGACCCAACGGAGCGCGAGGGCAAGACCTTTGTCTTTCCTCATATTTTCGCCGAAATCATGCAGCTTTACATGAAGACCTGGAACGTATCGGAAGCTGACCTAGCAACCATTGCCGTGCAGGAGTACGCGAACGCCCGGCACAATCCATTTGCCCAGATGCGGAGCGTCGAATTGACAGTCGAACAGGCAATGACCATCGCCGGCCCCAACCGTTATCTCGTAGAAGGCCTGCCGCTCAAGACGTACGATTGCTCCCAAATCACCGATGGTTACGCGGCGATCATCGTGGCGACTGAAGAAGGCCTGGTTCGCCTGGGAATAGACAAGCATGATTGCGTACAGGTTGCGGGCTGGGGACAGGCTGTTGATCCACTACAGCATCAACAGCGCCAGGTGCTTGAACCCATCGGAGCCTACAAGGCCATGAACTCTGCATATGCAATGGCGGGGATCACTCCCGCAGAGATTCAGGCTGCGGAGATTCATGACTGCTTTACGGTGATGGGAGCGCTGGGCACCGAAATTCTCGGCCGTGCGAGACCCGGCAGAGGCGCTGCTTATTGGGCCGATGGCAACGCCGCACCCGGGAGTGAATGCGGCATCAACACATCCGGCGGCCTCATCGCCAAGGGACACCCGGTTGGTGCAACAGGCATCGCGATGATCGGCTGGGCAGCGTGGCAACTCCTGCAAAAAGTACCTGCTCCATTGCAGGTCAAGGCCGCAGAACATGCTGCAACTTTCAATATTGGAGGCCCGGTTTGTGCCTCGGTTTGCACGGTTCTACGCGGGCCTCAATAA
- a CDS encoding amidohydrolase family protein — translation MRIDAHQHFWHYTDDEYGWITDAMAAIRRDFLPRDLVPLLDEASIDATIAVHARQSLHETNWLLDLAEEHAWIAGVVGWVPLAEAGVNAEAEKALALLVENHKLKGVRHALQGEPDEYFERDDFNAGVGLLRKYSLSYDLLILEHQLPMALRFVDRHPEQPIVLDHAAKPLIAAQVFEPWRARIHELARRPHVSCKLSGLVAEADYEHWTVDDLLPYAETVLEAFGPKRILFGSDWPVCTVGVSYSHWAAVVHDFIAQLSVEEQDAILGGNAARFYGISQIQ, via the coding sequence ATGCGCATCGATGCGCACCAACATTTCTGGCATTACACGGACGACGAGTATGGTTGGATCACGGACGCGATGGCCGCGATTCGAAGAGATTTTCTGCCTCGCGATCTAGTGCCTTTGCTGGATGAAGCAAGCATCGATGCAACGATCGCCGTTCATGCGCGTCAATCTCTACATGAAACAAACTGGCTCCTCGATCTGGCGGAAGAGCATGCGTGGATTGCAGGCGTTGTCGGTTGGGTTCCGTTGGCCGAGGCTGGCGTCAATGCTGAAGCCGAGAAGGCGTTGGCGCTTCTGGTCGAGAACCACAAACTCAAGGGCGTTCGACATGCATTGCAGGGTGAGCCGGACGAGTATTTTGAACGCGATGATTTCAATGCAGGCGTAGGGCTGTTACGGAAATATTCGTTGTCTTACGACTTGCTGATTCTGGAGCATCAATTGCCAATGGCTCTTCGTTTTGTGGACAGGCATCCGGAGCAACCGATCGTGCTCGATCATGCGGCCAAGCCGTTGATTGCGGCTCAGGTGTTTGAGCCCTGGCGCGCGCGAATTCACGAGCTTGCCAGGCGGCCGCATGTTTCGTGCAAGCTCTCCGGGTTGGTGGCCGAAGCGGACTATGAGCATTGGACAGTGGATGATCTGCTGCCTTACGCAGAAACAGTGCTGGAGGCTTTTGGACCGAAGCGTATTCTCTTTGGCTCGGATTGGCCGGTATGCACGGTGGGCGTGAGTTATTCGCACTGGGCTGCGGTGGTGCACGATTTTATTGCTCAGCTCAGCGTCGAAGAGCAGGATGCAATCCTCGGTGGCAATGCGGCCAGGTTTTACGGTATTTCTCAAATTCAATAA
- the fucP gene encoding L-fucose:H+ symporter permease: protein MNISVPGVDRGPVAGSKQPIVPAGRMLPFVLVTALFFLWAIPNNLNDILIRQFMKSFALSRFEAGFVQTAFYLGYFGLAIPAGMIMRRFGYKTGILTGLCLLASGSFLFWPAANAGSYSFFLLALFVIASGLSFLETAANPMIVRIGSPENSEQRLNLSQAFNPLGSICAVLVGTLFIFSGVELTQSQVAERQAAGTYAAYLHSEILRVITPYLALGVIALLLALLIARTKFPSLDAEEETQDAGHGHGLGVLLQRHFLLGLAAQFLYVGAQVCTWSYFIQYVQSYAGVPERTAGYMLTGTMAAFAIGRFLSAWLLKFIRADRLLALFAVGNVVLVLVAILQTNWIGAICLLSSSFFMSMMFPTIFALGIHGLGSRTKTGGSLMVMAIIGGAALTPLMGKISDGLSVSIAYTVPCICYVGVGLYAWFGARPKAMKTI, encoded by the coding sequence TTGAATATCTCTGTACCAGGTGTCGACCGAGGTCCGGTTGCTGGATCTAAACAACCTATCGTACCTGCTGGCCGCATGCTGCCATTTGTATTGGTGACAGCGCTTTTCTTCCTGTGGGCAATACCAAATAACTTGAACGATATCCTGATCCGTCAGTTCATGAAGTCATTTGCCTTGTCACGTTTTGAGGCTGGCTTTGTGCAGACGGCGTTTTATCTCGGCTATTTTGGATTGGCCATTCCCGCCGGAATGATCATGCGTCGATTCGGTTACAAGACAGGTATTCTCACTGGATTGTGCCTGCTTGCATCGGGCTCGTTTCTCTTCTGGCCTGCGGCGAATGCTGGAAGTTATAGCTTCTTTCTTCTGGCACTGTTCGTAATCGCGTCCGGCCTGTCGTTTCTGGAGACGGCGGCCAATCCGATGATTGTGCGCATTGGCTCTCCTGAAAACTCGGAACAGCGATTGAATCTCTCGCAGGCGTTCAATCCCCTGGGCAGTATCTGTGCCGTGCTGGTGGGAACGCTCTTCATCTTTTCCGGTGTCGAGTTGACGCAGAGCCAGGTCGCAGAGCGGCAGGCTGCAGGAACTTACGCCGCATATCTGCACTCGGAGATTCTTCGCGTCATCACTCCGTATCTTGCTCTCGGTGTAATTGCGTTGCTGCTCGCATTGCTTATCGCGCGCACAAAATTTCCATCACTTGATGCCGAAGAAGAAACGCAGGACGCAGGGCACGGTCATGGTCTCGGAGTGCTCTTGCAGCGGCATTTTCTTCTCGGACTGGCTGCGCAGTTTTTGTATGTGGGCGCCCAGGTATGCACATGGAGCTACTTCATTCAGTATGTACAGTCGTACGCGGGTGTTCCCGAACGCACCGCGGGCTACATGCTCACCGGCACGATGGCGGCGTTTGCGATTGGTCGATTTCTCTCCGCATGGCTATTGAAATTCATTCGCGCGGATAGGCTGTTGGCGCTGTTCGCTGTCGGCAACGTGGTGCTGGTGCTTGTTGCTATTCTTCAGACGAATTGGATCGGCGCGATCTGCCTGCTGAGCAGCAGTTTCTTCATGTCGATGATGTTCCCGACGATTTTTGCGTTGGGCATTCATGGACTGGGATCACGCACCAAGACTGGCGGATCGCTGATGGTGATGGCGATCATCGGCGGTGCGGCGCTCACTCCATTGATGGGCAAAATCTCTGACGGGTTGAGCGTGAGTATCGCTTACACCGTGCCGTGCATCTGCTATGTTGGCGTGGGGCTCTATGCCTGGTTTGGCGCACGGCCCAAGGCAATGAAAACTATTTAG
- a CDS encoding fumarylacetoacetate hydrolase family protein: MKLVSFSAADGKIRPGYLLEATSEVADLSSSFSDTLAVISSAARPATPAAKLPLADVKLHAPLANPPRIFCIGLNYRDHAIESKMELPKFPVVFFKMVPSIIASGENIVLPSITQEPDYEAEFAVVLGKGGYRIPAYSAMDHVYGYTVLNDVSARDIQFSTSQWSLSKSLPTFCPLGPAIVTADEIADPHALDIQLSIDGEVLQHSNTRELIFRIPELIEYISSITELLPGDIISTGTPAGVGLGRTPKRWLKAGETVTVSIEGLGQIVNPVIAG, encoded by the coding sequence ATGAAGCTAGTTTCCTTTTCAGCCGCAGACGGCAAGATCCGCCCTGGCTACCTGCTCGAAGCCACCAGTGAAGTTGCGGATCTATCCTCTTCTTTCAGCGATACGCTCGCAGTGATCAGCAGCGCAGCCAGGCCTGCAACACCGGCAGCAAAGCTTCCTCTCGCGGATGTAAAACTGCATGCGCCACTCGCCAACCCACCGCGTATTTTCTGCATTGGTCTCAACTATCGCGATCACGCCATTGAGTCGAAGATGGAGCTGCCCAAGTTCCCTGTCGTCTTCTTCAAGATGGTTCCGTCGATCATCGCGAGCGGCGAAAACATCGTCCTGCCGTCCATCACTCAGGAGCCGGATTACGAAGCTGAATTTGCAGTCGTTCTAGGCAAAGGCGGTTATCGCATTCCCGCATACAGCGCGATGGATCACGTCTACGGCTACACGGTTCTCAATGACGTCAGCGCGCGCGATATTCAGTTCTCCACCTCGCAATGGTCGCTCTCGAAGAGCCTCCCGACCTTCTGCCCACTGGGTCCTGCAATCGTGACTGCCGATGAGATTGCCGATCCGCACGCACTGGACATTCAGCTCTCGATCGACGGCGAAGTGCTGCAACACTCCAACACGCGCGAACTGATCTTCCGCATTCCTGAGCTGATCGAATATATTTCCTCGATCACCGAGCTGTTGCCCGGCGACATCATCAGCACCGGCACGCCCGCAGGCGTCGGCCTGGGCCGCACTCCAAAGCGCTGGCTCAAGGCAGGCGAAACGGTGACTGTCTCCATCGAAGGACTGGGGCAAATCGTCAATCCTGTTATTGCCGGATAA
- a CDS encoding SDR family NAD(P)-dependent oxidoreductase → MTTATTDNAFRLDGLHALVTGGASGIGEATSKELVRAGAFVWIADINLSAAEALATSLGNARAVKMDVTSTESIEAVAAILPQLDILVNNAGIGHVGSVATTSIEDFDKLLNVNVRSVFLVTRGLLSLLLASPSKGCIVNIGSVAGLIGIKQRFAYCTTKGAVLAMTRQLAVEYAKELRVNAICPGTVETPFVEGYLDKYHAHEKEKIREELKARQPMGRLGQPEEVASMVRYLSSREAGFINGSLFTLDGGWTAA, encoded by the coding sequence ATGACAACTGCAACCACGGACAATGCCTTTCGTTTGGATGGCCTGCATGCGCTCGTAACGGGCGGTGCAAGCGGCATTGGCGAAGCTACCAGCAAAGAACTGGTGAGGGCCGGAGCCTTCGTCTGGATCGCTGACATCAACCTGTCGGCAGCCGAAGCTCTCGCAACGTCACTCGGCAATGCACGCGCAGTCAAGATGGATGTCACAAGCACCGAATCCATTGAAGCCGTCGCGGCGATCCTGCCCCAGCTCGATATTCTCGTCAATAACGCGGGGATCGGCCACGTGGGCAGCGTAGCGACTACGTCCATTGAAGACTTTGACAAGTTGCTCAATGTCAACGTGCGTTCCGTCTTCCTGGTCACGCGTGGCCTGCTTTCTCTGCTCCTGGCCAGCCCTTCCAAGGGTTGCATCGTGAACATTGGCTCTGTCGCAGGACTCATCGGCATCAAGCAGCGTTTCGCGTACTGCACCACCAAGGGCGCGGTGCTTGCGATGACCCGTCAGCTCGCCGTTGAATACGCGAAAGAGTTGCGCGTCAACGCCATCTGCCCCGGCACTGTAGAGACTCCGTTCGTCGAAGGCTATCTCGACAAGTATCACGCGCACGAGAAAGAAAAGATTCGCGAAGAACTGAAAGCGCGTCAGCCGATGGGCCGGCTCGGACAGCCGGAAGAAGTTGCCTCCATGGTTCGCTATCTCTCTTCTCGCGAAGCTGGATTTATCAACGGATCTCTCTTCACACTCGACGGCGGCTGGACCGCTGCATAA